The following coding sequences lie in one Pseudomonas svalbardensis genomic window:
- a CDS encoding LysR substrate-binding domain-containing protein, with amino-acid sequence MDKIHHVPSLQALQALVEVAGSGSFTHAAQKLCLTQSAVSRKIQQLESHFDLPMFVRNNRSVRLTPEGEQVLATARSILAQLKTLEDRLTPQKRPFRIRMHVSLAVRWLLPKLSEFYRSHPQVSLSIETVATEVVEPAIDSDAYILYLPEPSRDPDCLTLFEEALVPVCAPGLGSTTQPLESVADLVRFPLLHRSADKHDWFRWLQANGGQSLEDYRHIPFNLDELALDAAARGLGVAMTDLTLAGESLERGVLVVPFGHPLKTRGIYALNLQPSAAAHPACSLIMQWFAQQAEQPAGEV; translated from the coding sequence ATGGATAAAATTCACCACGTTCCTTCTCTCCAGGCCTTGCAGGCGCTGGTCGAGGTCGCAGGCTCGGGCAGCTTCACGCACGCGGCGCAAAAGCTGTGCCTGACCCAAAGCGCAGTGAGCCGAAAAATCCAGCAGTTGGAGAGCCACTTCGACTTGCCGATGTTCGTGAGGAATAACCGCAGTGTTCGGCTGACACCGGAAGGCGAACAGGTGCTTGCGACCGCCCGAAGTATCCTGGCGCAACTGAAAACCCTTGAAGATCGGCTGACACCGCAAAAACGACCCTTTCGCATACGCATGCATGTGTCGCTGGCGGTTCGATGGTTGCTGCCAAAGTTGAGCGAGTTCTATCGAAGTCATCCGCAGGTTTCGCTGTCGATCGAAACCGTGGCCACGGAAGTGGTGGAGCCGGCCATCGACAGCGACGCCTACATCCTCTATCTGCCAGAGCCTTCCCGCGATCCTGACTGCCTGACGTTGTTCGAGGAGGCGCTGGTGCCGGTGTGCGCCCCAGGCCTGGGTAGCACGACCCAACCGTTGGAGTCGGTGGCCGATCTCGTGCGTTTCCCGCTGTTGCATCGCTCGGCGGACAAGCATGACTGGTTCCGGTGGCTGCAAGCCAATGGCGGCCAGTCACTTGAGGACTACCGCCATATCCCCTTCAACCTCGACGAGTTGGCGCTCGATGCGGCGGCGCGAGGGCTGGGGGTCGCCATGACTGACCTGACACTGGCAGGAGAATCCCTCGAACGAGGCGTGCTCGTCGTTCCGTTCGGCCACCCCTTGAAGACCCGCGGCATTTACGCCTTGAACCTGCAACCTTCCGCCGCCGCTCATCCAGCCTGTTCGCTGATCATGCAATGGTTTGCCCAACAGGCCGAACAGCCAGCAGGCGAAGTTTGA
- a CDS encoding DUF2790 domain-containing protein, with amino-acid sequence MKMLVLGFAALLATGSAFAATQTAEPVIHDKTGFFVHLDIAKDLSSNIITQECGIVPAQLIYLDHQGRKHVLDYQVQGMGCIGDN; translated from the coding sequence ATGAAAATGTTAGTCCTCGGTTTTGCTGCTCTCCTCGCCACCGGTTCGGCGTTTGCCGCTACCCAGACCGCCGAACCTGTCATCCACGACAAGACCGGTTTCTTCGTCCACCTGGATATTGCCAAAGACCTGTCCAGCAATATCATCACGCAAGAATGCGGCATCGTCCCCGCGCAGCTGATTTACCTCGACCATCAGGGTCGCAAGCACGTGCTGGATTACCAGGTCCAGGGCATGGGTTGCATTGGTGACAATTGA
- a CDS encoding acetyl-CoA C-acyltransferase family protein, producing MNPSDIFVISAVRSAIGSFGGSLKDVPPIQLATDVCRAAIERSGLAPEHIGHVVMGHVIPTEARDAYISRAVAMNAGLPKETPAFNVNRLCGSGLQAIVSAAQSLMLGDAGAALAGGVESMSRGAYLLPQARWGARMGDMQAIDYVLGALQDPFGGFHMGITAENIAERYGITRQAQDELALLSQQRAARAIAEGRFTDQIVPIEVASRKGTVTFATDEHVRAEVNAEQLGKMKPAFKKDGSVTAGNASGLNDGAGALIMATGQMVLDQGLKPIARLVGYAHAGVEPELMGLGPIPATRLVLKRAGLTVADLDVIESNEAFAAQACAVAQELGFDPEKVNPNGSGISLGHPVGATGAIIATKAIHELHRVQGRYALATMCIGGGQGIAVLFERV from the coding sequence ATGAACCCATCCGACATTTTTGTTATCAGCGCCGTCCGCTCGGCCATCGGCAGCTTTGGCGGTTCGCTCAAAGATGTGCCACCTATCCAACTGGCCACTGACGTTTGCCGCGCCGCCATTGAACGTTCGGGGCTGGCGCCTGAACACATCGGTCACGTGGTGATGGGGCATGTGATCCCGACGGAAGCACGTGACGCCTACATCTCTCGTGCCGTGGCGATGAATGCCGGCCTGCCGAAAGAGACGCCCGCCTTCAACGTCAACCGCCTCTGCGGTTCTGGTTTGCAGGCCATTGTCAGCGCAGCACAAAGTTTGATGTTGGGAGACGCAGGCGCTGCGCTGGCGGGTGGCGTCGAGTCCATGAGCCGCGGGGCCTATCTGTTGCCGCAGGCGCGCTGGGGCGCACGCATGGGTGATATGCAAGCCATCGACTACGTGCTCGGCGCTCTGCAAGACCCGTTTGGCGGTTTCCACATGGGCATTACTGCGGAAAACATCGCCGAGCGCTATGGCATCACTCGTCAGGCTCAGGATGAGTTGGCGCTGCTCAGCCAGCAACGGGCGGCCCGGGCGATTGCTGAAGGGCGGTTTACCGACCAGATCGTGCCGATCGAAGTGGCGTCCCGCAAAGGTACCGTGACGTTTGCGACGGACGAGCATGTCCGCGCCGAGGTTAATGCCGAGCAATTGGGCAAGATGAAACCAGCCTTCAAAAAAGACGGCAGCGTCACCGCCGGCAACGCGTCGGGCCTCAATGATGGTGCCGGAGCACTGATCATGGCCACGGGGCAGATGGTTCTCGACCAAGGCCTCAAGCCCATCGCACGACTGGTCGGTTATGCCCATGCCGGTGTGGAACCAGAGCTGATGGGGTTGGGACCGATCCCCGCCACCCGCCTGGTCCTCAAACGCGCCGGCTTGACCGTTGCCGACCTGGATGTCATTGAGTCCAACGAAGCATTCGCGGCCCAAGCGTGTGCCGTGGCGCAAGAACTGGGCTTCGACCCGGAGAAGGTCAACCCGAACGGTTCGGGGATTTCTCTGGGCCACCCGGTGGGTGCGACCGGTGCGATTATCGCCACCAAGGCAATTCACGAACTGCACCGTGTTCAGGGTCGTTATGCCCTGGCAACCATGTGCATCGGCGGCGGCCAAGGCATCGCCGTGTTGTTCGAACGCGTCTGA